One genomic segment of Photobacterium sp. DA100 includes these proteins:
- the hutC gene encoding histidine utilization repressor: MAQSPRYQQIKQYLLERIHTRQWPPGHRIPTEMSLSEQFAVSRMTANKAITELVKEGFLERTPRLGTFVCHKKAESPLMEIRNIAEEVKNRGHRYSSDVISQSTIQATEDIALRLGVRQGTEVYFTQIVHFENSSPIQLEERWVNPEHAPAYIEQDFSTQTPNEYLVKACPLSDIEHTVEALLPPQRIAELLKVSPQAPCLLLNRRTWSNNNLISTALLYHPGNKYKLSSRTQVGI; the protein is encoded by the coding sequence ACCGGGCCATAGGATACCGACCGAAATGTCACTGTCTGAACAATTCGCGGTAAGCCGTATGACCGCCAACAAAGCCATCACCGAACTGGTCAAGGAAGGCTTTCTCGAAAGAACGCCACGCCTGGGTACATTTGTCTGTCATAAGAAAGCGGAATCCCCCCTGATGGAAATCCGCAACATTGCCGAAGAAGTGAAAAACCGCGGCCACCGCTATTCATCAGATGTGATCTCTCAATCAACTATCCAAGCAACCGAAGATATCGCGCTGCGACTTGGCGTGCGCCAAGGCACGGAGGTTTATTTCACCCAAATTGTCCATTTCGAAAATAGCTCACCGATTCAACTGGAAGAGCGCTGGGTTAACCCAGAACACGCACCGGCCTACATCGAGCAAGACTTCAGTACGCAGACCCCTAACGAATACTTGGTCAAAGCTTGCCCGCTCAGCGACATTGAGCACACAGTAGAAGCCTTGCTGCCTCCCCAGCGGATTGCTGAGTTGCTTAAGGTCAGCCCGCAGGCACCTTGCCTGCTGCTTAATCGCCGTACCTGGAGCAACAACAATTTGATAAGCACAGCCCTACTCTATCATCCGGGCAATAAATACAAACTGAGCTCGCGTACACAGGTAGGGATTTAG
- the hutU gene encoding urocanate hydratase: MTQDTQPRLDESRTIIAPTGTTLNAKSWLTEAPLRMLMNNLHPDVAEHPHALVVYGGIGRAARNWQCYDKIVEVLKRLEEDETLLVQSGKPVGVFKTHTNAPRVLIANSNLVPHWANWEHFNELDKEGLMMYGQMTAGSWIYIGSQGIVQGTYETFVAMAKQHFGGDSSGRWILTGGLGGMGGAQPLAATMAGFSMIAVECDESRIDYRLRTGYVDCKATSLDEALAIIEEAKQTGKPVSVGLLGNAADVFPEIVRRGIVPDCTTDQTSAHDPLNGYLPQGWTMEHAAEMRQRDEAAVVKAAKASMAVQVEAMLALQKAGSATVDYGNNIRQMAFEVGVENAFDFPGFVPAYIRPLFCEGVGPFRWAALSGDPEDIYKTDQKVKELIPDNPHLHNWLDMARERIQFQGLPARICWVGLKDRARLGKAFNEMVKNGELKAPIVIGRDHLDSGSVASPNRETEGMMDGSDAVSDWPLLNALLNTASGATWVSLHHGGGVGMGFSQHSGMVIVCDGTDEAAARVGRVLRNDPATGVMRHADAGYDIAVNCAEEQGLDLPMIPSTQK; encoded by the coding sequence ATGACACAAGATACCCAACCTCGCTTGGACGAAAGCCGTACCATTATTGCCCCGACGGGCACAACGCTAAATGCCAAGTCATGGTTAACCGAAGCCCCACTTCGGATGTTGATGAACAACCTGCATCCCGATGTGGCGGAACACCCACACGCTTTGGTGGTATATGGCGGCATTGGTCGTGCTGCAAGGAACTGGCAGTGCTATGACAAAATTGTCGAGGTGCTAAAGCGCCTTGAAGAAGATGAAACCTTGCTGGTTCAATCCGGCAAGCCTGTCGGTGTATTCAAAACCCACACTAACGCGCCGCGGGTATTGATTGCCAACTCAAACTTGGTTCCGCACTGGGCTAACTGGGAGCATTTCAACGAGCTCGATAAGGAAGGCTTGATGATGTACGGCCAAATGACCGCAGGCAGCTGGATCTATATCGGCTCTCAGGGCATCGTGCAAGGGACTTATGAAACCTTTGTTGCCATGGCAAAACAACACTTCGGTGGAGACAGTTCTGGTCGTTGGATCCTAACGGGAGGCTTGGGCGGAATGGGGGGCGCTCAGCCGTTGGCGGCCACCATGGCCGGCTTCTCAATGATTGCCGTTGAATGTGATGAGAGCCGCATCGACTACCGCCTACGTACCGGCTATGTAGATTGCAAGGCGACTTCTCTTGATGAAGCGTTGGCGATTATCGAAGAAGCCAAACAAACCGGAAAGCCTGTCTCTGTTGGTCTGCTTGGCAATGCCGCCGATGTGTTCCCTGAAATTGTTCGCCGTGGCATCGTGCCTGATTGCACCACCGACCAAACCTCTGCCCATGACCCATTGAATGGCTACTTACCACAGGGCTGGACTATGGAGCATGCCGCCGAGATGCGCCAACGCGATGAAGCTGCGGTAGTCAAAGCAGCCAAAGCCTCCATGGCCGTTCAGGTCGAAGCTATGTTGGCGCTCCAGAAAGCCGGCTCGGCGACCGTCGATTATGGTAACAATATCCGTCAAATGGCTTTTGAAGTCGGTGTTGAGAATGCCTTCGACTTCCCGGGCTTCGTGCCAGCCTACATTCGCCCATTATTCTGCGAGGGTGTTGGGCCTTTCCGCTGGGCTGCATTGTCTGGCGATCCGGAAGATATCTACAAAACGGACCAGAAAGTCAAAGAGTTGATCCCTGATAATCCTCATTTGCACAACTGGCTCGATATGGCCCGTGAGCGAATCCAGTTCCAAGGTTTGCCTGCACGTATCTGCTGGGTTGGTCTCAAAGATCGTGCTCGCTTGGGCAAAGCGTTCAACGAAATGGTGAAAAATGGTGAGCTGAAGGCACCGATTGTTATTGGTCGCGACCACCTTGATTCTGGCTCTGTCGCCAGCCCGAACCGTGAAACGGAAGGTATGATGGACGGCTCCGATGCAGTCTCTGACTGGCCACTACTCAATGCCCTGCTCAACACCGCATCAGGTGCCACCTGGGTATCGCTACACCATGGCGGTGGCGTGGGTATGGGCTTCTCGCAACACTCAGGCATGGTCATTGTCTGTGACGGAACCGATGAAGCCGCTGCACGCGTTGGCCGTGTGCTTCGCAATGACCCGGCCACGGGTGTGATGCGCCACGCCGACGCCGGTTACGACATCGCGGTTAACTGCGCCGAAGAGCAAGGCCTCGATTTGCCGATGATCCCATCAACCCAGAAGTAA
- the hutG gene encoding formimidoylglutamase: MSVDMTVWQGRSDPEDGNLGLRWHEVIKPADEVNDPGIMLLGFACDEGVSRNKGRTGAYDAPISIRKALANLAWHHTDPVYDGGDISCNDGNLELAQQRLGDDVCRALRQKHKVIVFGGGHEVAWGTFQGIGNYLLQKQHAQEGVIEPEYLGIAMPTPQIGIVNFDAHFDLRNPPSGASAEQGSSGTPFQQIARFCELQGWPFHYACLGLSRASNTQALYDKADKLGVFYFDDCELTHQRLPLVIESLEHFIAQCDYLYLTVDIDVFPACTAPGVSAPAARGVPQDIIEPLINTVLAAETPAGEKKVLVADMAEYNPRFDIDNQTARLAARLAWTIARALR, translated from the coding sequence ATGTCGGTAGATATGACAGTCTGGCAAGGCCGCAGTGATCCCGAAGACGGTAACCTTGGATTACGCTGGCATGAAGTGATCAAGCCGGCCGACGAGGTTAATGATCCCGGTATCATGCTGCTCGGTTTTGCCTGCGATGAGGGGGTTTCCCGTAACAAAGGGCGTACCGGCGCCTACGATGCCCCAATATCGATTAGAAAAGCCTTGGCGAACCTCGCTTGGCACCATACAGATCCCGTTTATGATGGTGGGGATATTTCCTGCAATGACGGCAACCTTGAGTTGGCCCAACAGCGCTTGGGAGACGATGTCTGCCGCGCACTGCGCCAAAAGCACAAAGTGATTGTATTCGGTGGTGGTCACGAGGTTGCCTGGGGAACATTCCAAGGGATCGGCAATTATCTACTGCAAAAGCAACACGCGCAGGAGGGGGTGATTGAACCAGAGTATCTGGGTATCGCTATGCCGACACCCCAAATTGGTATTGTCAATTTTGACGCCCATTTTGATCTGCGTAATCCGCCATCTGGTGCATCAGCCGAGCAAGGCAGTTCGGGGACTCCTTTCCAGCAAATCGCACGATTCTGCGAACTACAAGGCTGGCCGTTCCACTATGCCTGTCTGGGTTTGAGCCGAGCCAGCAACACCCAAGCTCTATATGACAAGGCCGATAAACTGGGCGTGTTCTATTTCGATGACTGTGAGCTCACCCACCAGCGTCTGCCGCTGGTGATTGAATCACTCGAGCACTTCATCGCCCAATGTGATTACCTCTACCTCACCGTAGATATTGATGTGTTCCCAGCCTGTACCGCGCCGGGCGTCAGCGCGCCGGCTGCGCGTGGTGTACCGCAGGACATCATTGAGCCATTGATCAACACCGTATTAGCTGCCGAAACACCGGCGGGAGAAAAGAAAGTTCTGGTTGCTGATATGGCGGAATATAACCCGCGCTTTGATATCGACAACCAAACAGCACGACTCGCCGCGCGATTGGCCTGGACCATCGCCCGTGCCCTACGTTAA
- the hutI gene encoding imidazolonepropionase has protein sequence MDRVLTNVNLVTLAGKEGYQVISDAMIGIQDGKIMYAGHKEHFDCHGHPEVVDCQDALVTPGLIDCHTHLVFAGNRAGEFEQRLNGVPYEQIATAGGGILSTVRATRDASEDTLFKLACERLQGLKNEGVTTVEIKSGYGLTLEDELKMLRVARRIGEMPDINVSTTLLAAHALPPEYVDDPDSYIRFVCDEIIPAAAQEKLADAVDVFCESIGFTTSQCQQVFQAAQKHGLAIKGHTEQLSNLGGSAMAARMGALSVDHIEYLDNEGVAALAACGTVATLLPGAFYFLRESQMPPLDQLRQLNVPLAISTDFNPGTSPIASIRTMMNMACTLFRLTPEECLRGVTANAAKALGIHEQRGQIRAGMKADLAIWNLSHPAELSYRIGVPDLKARVVNGELFNQAILPSSGQ, from the coding sequence ATGGATAGAGTACTGACGAACGTCAATCTGGTTACCCTAGCAGGGAAAGAAGGCTACCAAGTGATCAGCGATGCCATGATTGGCATCCAAGACGGCAAGATCATGTATGCCGGCCACAAGGAGCACTTCGACTGCCACGGCCACCCTGAAGTCGTAGACTGCCAGGACGCACTTGTCACTCCGGGATTGATTGATTGTCACACCCATCTGGTTTTTGCCGGCAACCGCGCTGGAGAATTCGAACAACGCCTCAACGGTGTCCCGTATGAGCAAATCGCCACCGCCGGCGGGGGAATTCTGTCGACTGTCCGGGCAACCCGCGATGCATCAGAAGACACACTGTTCAAGCTGGCGTGTGAGCGTTTGCAAGGCCTGAAGAATGAAGGGGTGACCACTGTCGAAATCAAGTCTGGCTATGGCCTCACCCTCGAAGATGAGCTGAAAATGCTCAGGGTGGCCCGCCGCATTGGCGAAATGCCCGATATCAATGTATCGACAACATTGCTTGCCGCTCATGCCCTACCGCCAGAATACGTCGATGATCCAGACAGCTATATCCGATTTGTCTGTGATGAAATCATTCCTGCCGCCGCGCAAGAAAAACTGGCCGACGCGGTGGATGTATTTTGCGAGAGCATTGGCTTTACTACCAGCCAGTGCCAGCAAGTATTCCAAGCAGCACAAAAACATGGCCTTGCCATTAAAGGCCACACCGAACAGCTTTCCAACTTAGGTGGCAGTGCGATGGCCGCAAGAATGGGGGCTTTGTCTGTTGACCATATTGAGTACCTTGATAACGAAGGGGTTGCCGCCCTCGCCGCTTGCGGCACTGTGGCAACCTTGCTGCCCGGTGCCTTTTATTTTCTTCGTGAGAGCCAAATGCCACCGCTTGATCAGCTCCGTCAACTGAACGTACCGCTGGCGATTTCCACCGACTTCAACCCCGGCACCTCGCCGATAGCTTCCATCCGCACCATGATGAACATGGCTTGCACCTTATTCCGGCTGACGCCTGAAGAGTGCCTACGCGGTGTCACGGCCAATGCCGCCAAAGCGTTGGGGATACATGAACAACGAGGACAAATCCGTGCAGGCATGAAAGCCGATTTGGCCATTTGGAACTTATCTCACCCGGCTGAGCTGTCATACCGAATAGGTGTGCCCGATCTTAAGGCGCGGGTAGTCAATGGTGAGCTATTCAACCAAGCTATTTTACCTAGTTCAGGGCAATAA